GTCCCCGCCGACGCTGAGGGACTCTCGTTCGGCCCCCTCGAGAAGAAGATGGGCTGGAACGCGCAGCCCACGCGGCAGGTCATCCTCGATGAGGTGCGCGTGCCCGCCGAGAACCTGCTCGGCGGCGAGGGCCGCGGCTTCTCGATCGCGATGACGGCGCTGAACGGGGGCCGCCTCAATATCGCGACCTGCTCGATCGGCGGGGCGCGCTGGGCACTCGACCGCGCGATCGCCTACGTCCACGAGCGCTTCACGTTCGGCGAAGCGCTCGCCGAGAAGCAGTCGGTCGTGTTCGCGGTGGCCGACATGGCGACCGAGCTCGAGGCCGCACGTCTGCTCGTCCGCGAGGCGGCGACGGCTCTGGATGCCAAGGACCCCGACACCGCGACCCGCTGCGCGATGGCCAAGCGCTTCGCGACCGACGTCGGGTTCCGCGTCGCGAACGAGGCGCTGCAGCTGCACGGCGGATACGGCTACCTGCAGGACTACGGCATCGAGAAGGTCGTCCGCGACCTCCGCGTTCATCAGATTCTCGAGGGCACGAACGAGATCATGCGCCTCATCATCGGTCGGAGCGTCCTGGCGGCATGACGTCGAGCCCCTGGCGGTGTCGGGGGATCGTGGGAACATGCGGGGGCGGGGTCGTCCGCGCCGACAGAACGGGAGCACCATGACGGAACAGGATGCCGGGTACGAGACGATCCGCGTCGAACAGCGCGCACGCGTCGGGTGGATCACCCTCGACCGGCCCGAGGCGCTGAACGCGCTGAACACGCGGACCATGCACGAGGTCGTCGCCGCGGCGGAGGCGTTCGACGCCGACGAGGGTGTCGGTGCGATCGTGGTGACGGGGAGCGAGAAGGCGTTCGCCGCGGGAGCCGACATCAAAGAGATGGAGGGCAAGTCCAGCGTCGAGATGACTCTGACCGATCACTTCGGCGGTTGGTCGCGGTTCGCGGCCGTCCGCACCCCCGTGATCGCGGCGGTCTCGGGCTACGCCCTCGGCGGCGGGTGCGAGCTCGCGCTCATGTGCGACGTCATCCTCGCCTCGGATCGCGCGAAATTCGGCCAGCCCGAGGTGCAGTTGGGCGTGATCCCGGGCATGGGCGGGACGCAGCGACTCGTGCGGGCGCTCGGGTACTACAAGGCTGCCGAGCTCGTCCTGACCGGACGCATGATCGACGCGGCCGAGGCCGAGCGGGTGGGGCTCGTGTCGCGGGTGGTGCCCGGGGCCGACCTGCTCGACGAGGCGCAGGCGGTCGCCGAGACGATCGCCGAGAAGCCGCTGCCGGCCCTGTACGCGGCGAAGGCTGCTCTCGACGCCGCTCTCGAGACCTCCCTCGCCGAGGGCCTGCGGTTCGAACGTCAGGCGTTCGCGGGCCTGTTCGACACGGCCGATCAGAAGGAGGGGATGGCGGCGTTCCGCGAGAAGCGGGCTCCGTCGTTCACCCACCGATGAGCGCGACGACGGGCGGGTCTCACAGCGGGTCGGGCACCGGGGCGGGGTCGGCGAAGTCGCCGGCGCCCTTGCGGAAGCGCGCGATGATCCGCACGAGCTCCGTCGCGTCGTCGTCATCGAGCCCGAGGTCGGCGAACACCGCGTTCAGCGCCGCCGTGGCCTCGTCGACCCGTCGGCGTCCGGCATCCGTCAGCGCGAGAAGTGCGGCGCGCCCGTCGGTGGGGTGCGGCTCGCGCGTCACGAGCCCGTCGCGCGTCAGGCGCTCGACCGTGTTCGTCACGCTCGTCGGATGCACCTGCAACCGGGCGATCGCGCTGGCCATCGGCATCCGCCCCTCCCGCGTGAACGCGAGCAGTCGCAGCAGTTCGAAGCGCGAGAACGACAGGTCGAAGGGCTTGAGGGCTCGTTCGATGGATGCCATGAGCAACTGGTGCGCCCGGATCACCGAGGTCACGACCGTCATGCCGTCGGCCGCGTCGTCCCACCCGTGCGCGAGCCACTGGCGTTTGGCTTCGGCGATCGGGTCGACCGGCAGTCGTCGGGTCATGGGTCCTCCTCGCGTTTCACGGTACCGCGCCCCCGTCATGCGCGTGGCGGACTCGCGGCCGACCGGCGCGCGGTCGCTGAGCGGGGTGCGGGGGCCGAGCGGCGCGCGGTGGCTGAGCTCGTCGAAGCCTCCGCGGGCCTCGCGGTCGTGGGCGGTCCCTTCGGCGGGCTCAGGGACCTGGGTTGCGCGGTGGTGGCTGAGCTCGTCGAAGCCTCCGTCCCCCGAGCCTGTCCGTATTCCCCGAACGAAGGAGCCGGGTCGATGAAGATCGTGGTGCTGATCAAGGAAGTCCCCGACACGTGGGGCGAGCGGCGGCTCGACCTCGAGACCGGGCTGACCGACCGGGCCGCCTCGACGCCGGTGCTCGACGAGATCGACGAGCGTGCGGTCGAGGCCGCCCTCGCCCATGCCGACGCGCACCCGGGCACCGAGGTGATCGTGCTGACGATGGCGCCGGCGTCGGCTGCGGCCACCGTTCGCAAAGCCCTCGCGATGGGGGCGACGTCGGCCGTGCACGTGGTGGACGAGGCTCTGCGCGGGGCCGACCTGCTGCTGACCGCCGAGGTGCTCGCAGCGGCGATCCGTCGGACCGGGTTCGACCTCGTGATCGCCGGGAACCTCTCGACCGACGGCGGCGGCGGCGTGCTGCCCGCGATGGTCGCCGAGCTGCTCGAGGTCCCGCAAGGTGACGGCGCTGTCGAGCCTCGCGGTGAGCGACGACGCCGTGGCCGGCGACCGCGTGAGCGATGCGGGGACGATGCGGGTGACGGCCTCGCTCCCCGCGGTCATCTCGATCACCGAGGCGCTGCCCGAGGGGCGCTTCACGACCTTCAAAGGCATCATGGCGGCGAAGAAGAAGCCCTACGAGGCGGTGGATGCCGCTGCCCTCGGCATCGACGCCGAGGATCCCGCCGTGCCGCGCTACATCATGGTGTCGGTCGCCGAGCGTCCGCCGCGGGAGGCCGGCGTCAAGATCATCGACGAGGGGGATGCGGGCGAGAAGCTCGCCGCCTTCCTCCTCGCCGAGGGGGTGGCGTGATGGCCGTCGCGCTCGTGCTCCTCGAGGTGCTTCCGGGTGGGGCGCTCGCCGCTTCGTCTGCCGGCCTCCTCGCCGCGGCGCGTCGGGTGGGCGACCCGGTGGCCCTCATCGCGGGTCCGGCCGACGCCGCCGCCGAGGCTGCCGCCCTGGGGGCGGTGCGGGTGCTCGCCGTCGACGTCGAGTCCGACGCCCTGACCCTCCCCGTGGTCGACGCGCTCGCCGCGGCCGTGGCGCGCGAGAGCCCCGACCTCGTTCTCGCGTCGAACTCCGTGGAGTCCCGCGATGCCGTCGCCCGGTTGGCTGCGCGCCTGCGGCTGCCTCTCGCGGCCGACGTGGTCGGCGTGGAGCGCGACGACCTCGGTGTCGTCGCTCACCACGCCGTCTTCGGCGGTGCGTTCACCGTGGATGGCGCCCCGACGTTCGGGACGCTCGTCGCCACCCTCCGACCCGGGGCCGTGACCGAGCGTCTCGACGCGCAGCCTCTCGCCGTCGAGCGGCTGGAGGTCGTGGCATCCGGGGTTCCGTCCGCCCGCGTCGAGGGCTTCTCGGAGACCGCGGCGCCCTCGTCGCGTCCGGAGCTGCGCGGGGCGAAGGTCGTCGTGGCCGGGGGCCGCGGGGTGGGCTCGCGCGAGAACTTCGCCCTCGTCGAGCAGCTCGCCGACGTGCTGGGAGCCGCGGTCGGCGCCTCGCGCGCCGCGGTCGACGCCGGATATGTGCCGGTCTCGGCGCAGGTCGGGCAGACCGGCGTGACGGTGTCGCCGCGGCTGTACATCGCCCTCGGAATCTCGGGCGCGATCCAGCACCGCGCCGGGATGCAGACCGCTACCACCATCGTCGCGGTCGACAAAGACCCCGAGGCACCGATCTTCGCCATCGCCGACTTCGGTATCGTCGGAGACCTGTTCACCGTCGTCCCGCAACTCATCAGCGCGCTCGAGGCCCAAAAGAAGTAGATGGCGTCCACACCCCGCACCCCGCGTCGCGGGCTGCCGCGCGTCCCCGGCGGGGAGCCCTGGCCGCCCGCGGTGTCCGGCGCGTCGGAGGCGGATGACGACATCTCCGCGGACGGCGCGGCGCCGGGTCAGGATGCGCGGGGCGATGCCGTGGCCGTGCCCGCCTCGCAGAATCGAGCCGATCTCGCAGATTCCGCGGGGGATTCTGCGAGTTCCGCGCGAATCTCCGAGCCCGGGCCGCCCTCGGATCCGGATGCCGCCGGCTCCACGCCCGCGTCGGCGGTGCGCCGGGGGCTGCCCCGTGTTCGGGGCGGCGAGCCGTGGCCGCCGGCCACCGCGCTCGCGGATTCGGAGCATGGTGCCGGATTCGGACGCGGGAGCGAGACGGATCCGGATCCGGCGACGCCTTCCGAATCTGCGACCGCGGCGGCCTCGCAGAATGCGGCTCATCTCGCAGATTCCGCGGGGGATTCTGCGAGTTCCGCGCGAATCTCCGAGCCCGGGCCGCCCTCGGTTCCGGATGCCGCGGGCTCCTCGCCCGCGTCGGCGGTGCGCCGGGGGCTTCCCCGCGTTCGGGGCGGCGAGCCGTGGCCGCAGGCTACCGCGCTGACGGATTCGGAGCATGGTGCCGGATTCGGACGCGGGGGCGGGATCGGTCCGCATTCGGTGGCCCTTTCCGAATCTGCGACCGCGCCCGGCTCGCAGAATGCGGCTCATCTCGCAGATTCCGCGGCGGATTCTGCGAGTTCCGCGCGAATCTCCGAGCCCGGGCCGCCCTCGGATCCGGATGCCGCCGGCTCCACGCCCGCGGGCACGCCCGGGCGCACACCCGCTGGCCCCGCTCGCGCCGGCCACCCCCTCGCGGGTCCCACCTCCGCCGGCTCCACCCCCGCAGGCTCTCCCCCCGCGCACCCCGATCCCGCAGGCCCCTCCCCCGCAGGCTCCACCCCCGCAGGCCCTACCCCCGCGGGAGCCGATCCCGCAGGCCCTGCCCCCGATGGCCCCACCCCCGCGGGCCCCGCCCCCGCCCCCGCCGCCCGCCCGCCCCTCGCCGTGCCGACGACGGTGTGGCCGGGGGCTGCGGCATCCGCTCCCCGCCCCGCGAGGTCGGAGCCGAAGCGCATCGGCCCCTACACGCCGCTGCAGTGGCTCGGCTCGGCGGCCGTGCTCGGCGTCTTCGCCCTCGCGCTGGCCGGGATCGCCGTGCTGTTCGCGCGCTTCGTCCTGGCGATCGAGCCGGGGCGGGATTTCCTCGCCGCCTTCCCGGGCGAGTACGCCCTGCCCGAGGGGGCGCCGGTGGGACTGCCGGTCTGGCTGAACTGGTCGCACTTCCTCAACAGCTTCTTCCTGCTGTTCATCATCCGCTCGGGCTGGCAGGTGCGGCGAGAGAAGCGTCCCGCCGCGTTCTGGTCTCCCCGCAAGAACAAGAAGCGGCGCATCAGCCTCGCGCTGTGGTTCCATCAGGCGATCGACATCCTGTGGATCGCCAACGGCGTGATCTTCGTCGTGCTGCTGTTCGCGACGGGGCAGTGGATGCGGATCGTCCCGACCTCGTGGGAGGTCTTCCCGAACGCGGTGTCAGCAGCGTTGCAGTACGTCTCGCTGGACTGGCCGACCGAGAACGGCTGGGTGAACTACAACAGCCTGCAGCAGCTGTCGTACTTCGCGATCACCTTCATCGCGGCGCCTCTCGCGATCCTGAGCGGCGTGCGCCTCTCGGGCGTCTGGCCGAAGGATGCCGAGAAGCTCAACCGCCTCTACCCGGTGGAGTGGGCGCGCAAGATCCACTTCCCGGTGATGCTGTTCTTCGTGGCGTTCATCGTCGTGCACGTCGCCCTCGTGCTGGCCACGGGCGCGCTGCGCAACCTCAACCACATGTACGCCGCGCGCGGCGCGGTCGACCCGGGGGAGTACACGAGCGACCCGACCGGACTGCTGATCTTCGCGGCATCCCTCCTCGCGATGGCCGCGGGGTGGGTGGCCGCGCGTCCCGCGGTTCTCGTGCCGATCGCCCGCCTGTTCGGCGACGTCAAGCAGCGCTGACGTCCCCACCGGCGGCCGGATGCCGAGACCACACCCGTTCGTCGAGCCCGCATGCCCTGGCGTGTAAACGCCTGCGGTTTCGGCGATGACATGCGGTTTCGGCGCGGCCCGCCCCGCGTGCCCCACGCGGGGGCGAAGGGCAGCCCGACCGAGGAGGGATGCCGAGACCGCACCCGTTCGTCGAGCCCGCACGCCCTGGCGGGTGAGCGCGTGCGGTTTCGGCGATGACATGCGGTTTCGGCGCGACGCGCCGCCGCGTGCCCCACGTGGCGGGGGACCGCGTGCGGTGTCGGCGCGGCGCGGCCCCGCCGGGCCACGCGCGGCGGCCGCGGACCCGCGCCGGCCGTCAGACCCGCCCGCGCGCGCGTAGACCCGCGGCGATGAGGTCGAGGCCGAAGGCGAAGTCGTCCGACTCGAGGCTCGACGCCCCCGCGTCGCGGGCTCCGGCGCTGTCGTACTGCAGGCGCTGCTGCTCGTGCCAGACGAAGCCGAGCGCGTAGTGGAGCACCGTGGTCGCGCCGCGGCGCGCGGTGTCGGCGTCGAACCCGGCGGCGGCGACCGCGCTCGCGAGCCGGTCGTGGGCGAGCGAGGACCCGAGGCCGAGCGCGAGGGTGCTCGAGACGACCTCGGCACCGTCCCGATACGTGAGGAGCGCATCGCGCAGGGCGTGCGCTTCGGCGCCCAGGTCGACGGGGATTCCGGATGCCATCCGGCCGACGATGCGGTCCGAGAGCTCCGCGAGCAGCGTCTGCTTGTTGGGGAAGTGCCAGTACAGCGCGCTGGGCTGAACCTCGAGGGCGGTCGCGAGGCGGCGCATCGTGAGGTCGGGGAGTCCGTGGTCGTCGAGGATCCGCAGGGCGGTGCGGGCGACGTCGTCGGCGGAGTGTCCTCGAGGAGCCATGCGTCTGAGTATAGTGAACGCTGTTCAGGTGAACAGTGTTCAGGTGACACGGTTCAGGAAAGGCCCGCCATGACCCGCACTCTCGACGCCACCGACCTCGCCCGCGTGGCCGTCTTCGCCGCGCTCATCGCGGTTCTCGGTCTGCCCGGCAGCTTCCCCGTCTTCGGGGGCGTGCCCATCACCGCCCAGACGCTCGGGGTGATGCTGGCCGGAGCCGTGCTCGGTCCCTGGCTCGGCGCCCTCTCGGTGACCGTCGTGCTGGCTCTCACGGCGGCGGGCCTTCCGCTGCTCGCGGGAGGTCGCGGCGGCATCGGCGTCTTCCTCGGCCCCTCCGCCGGATACGCCCTCGGATGGATCCTCGGGGCGATCGTCATCGGTCTCCTCGTCCACGCGGGAGGCCGGCGCCCCGTCGCCTGGCGCACGGCTCTCGCCATGCTCGTCGGGGGAGTCGTGGCGATCTACGCGGTCGGCATCCCGGTGCAGAGTGCGGTGACCCGTCTGCCGCTCGGCGAGACCGCCTTGACGAGTCTCGTCTTCGTCCCGGGCGATCTGCTCAAGGCCGCCCTCGCGACCGCTGTCGTGTCGGCTCTCGTACGGGCATACCCGCGAGGGTTCCGCCGCGCCTGGACGACCCCCGCCGCCCGCGCCGCGGTCGCGTCGGCGTGATCGTCACCCTCGACGGCGACGCTCCGCGGCTGTTCGAGCGGATCGCCGCGACCCGCGCCGCCGGAGACGCCGTGCTGATCGCCGACCCGCGGTGGAGCGCCGATCAGCGCGCGGGCGTGGAGCGCGTGGCATCCGGGATCGAGGAGACGGATGCCACGGCCTGGGCGACCCTGACCTCGGGCAGCAGCGGCACCCCGCGCATCGTGCGGCGTACGGCCGCGTCGTGGACGAACTCGTTCGCGGCGGTGGCGGCGCTTCTCGACGCGGGACCCGATGACGTCGTGGCCCTCCCTGCCCCGCCCTCGTCGTCGCTGACCCTGTACTCGCTGGCGCACGCCCTCGAGGGCGGTCCGCGTCCGGCGCTCGGTCGCGATCCCGCGGCGACGTGTCTGCACGCGACTCCGGAGGGGCTTCGCGCCGTCCTCGACGACGGATCCCTGCCGCGGTTGCGTACCGCTCTCGTCGGTGGTTCACCCCTCGACCGGGCGCTGCGGGCCCGTGCCGAAGCCTCGGGCGTGCGCGTCGTCTCGTACTACGGGGCGGCGGAGCTGTCGTTCGTCGCCGTCGACGCGGGCGAGGGATTGCGCGCCTTCCCCGGGGTCGACCTCGAGGTGCGGGGCGCCGAGGTGTGGGTGCGGTCGTCGTTCGTGGCATCCGGATATCTGGGGTCGGACGGCCCCCTGCGACGCGACGGGGAGTGGGCGACCGTCGGAGATCGCGCCGAACTGCGGGACGGACGCCTCCGCCTGCTCGGCCGCGCCGACGACGCGATCCTCAGCGCCTCGGCGACGGTCGTCCCGCACGAGGTCGAGGAGGTCCTGCGAGGGATCCCGGGCGTGCGCGACGCGGTCGTGTTCGGGATGCCGCGCCCCCGCGTCGGCGCGCTCGTGGCGGCGCTCGTCGAGCTGACGGATGCCGATCCCGCGGCGGTGCGCGCCGAGGCCGCTACCCGGCTCGGCCCCGCGCATCGTCCGCGGCGCTGGGCGTTCGGGACGATCCCGCGAACCCCCTCCGGTAAACCGGCGCGCGCCGAGGTCGCCCGTCTCGTGGAGCACGGCCGTGGCGCCGGACACTGACCCGGTCGTCGTCGCGGCCCGACGCAGCCCTCTCGCCGTCCGCGGGCGCGGCCTCACCGACGTCGACGCGGGCTCCCTCGCCGGGACCGTGATCGCGGCGACCGTCGCCGACGCCGAATCCCCGCCGATCGCGGATGTCGTCCTCGGCAATTGCACGGGACCGGGCGGCAACCTCGGCCGCATCGCCGCGCTCGCGGCCGGCCTCGGGACCGGCGTCCCCGGGGGCACCGTCGATCGGCAGTGCGGGAGCGGACTCGCGGCGATCATGGATGCCGCGCACGCGACGCGCGCCGACGGTCGGGCACGCGTGGCGGGCGGGGTCGAGAGCGCCTCGACCGCTCCCGTTCGCGTCCAGGACGGCGCGCCCTACGCCCGAGCCCCGTTCGCCCCGGCGGGCTTCGCCGACCCCGACATGCTGCGGGCCGCCGAGGATCTGGCCGCCCACGACGCTCTCACCCGCGAACGCCAGGACGCCTATGCCCGGCGCAGCCACGCCCGCGCGACGACCGCGCGGGCGTCGGGTCGCTTCGACGCGGAGATCGTGCCCGTGGCGGGCGTGAGCCGCGACGAGGGCATCGGTACGTCCGCGGCGCTGCTGGCGCGTCTCGCCCCGCTGATGACCGGAGGCACCGTGACGGCGGGCACCTCGACCCGCATCGGCGACGGAGCGGCGGCGGTCGTCGTCGCCCCCGCCGGGTCGGGGCCGGGGCTCGCCATCCGCGCTACCGCGGTCATCGGGTGCGACCCAGCCCTGCCCGGCATCGGCGCCGCCCCCGCGATCCAGGCCGCGCTCACACAGGCGGGGCGGAGCCTCACCGACGTCGCCGCGATCGAGCTCGTCGAGGCGTTCGCCGCGCAGAGCATCGCCGTGCTGTCTCGCCTCGGGCTCCGCGACGACGACGAGAGGGTCTGCGCCGAGGGCGGAGCGCTGGCGCTGGGACACCCGTGGGGAGCGAGCGGAGCGGTCGCCGTCGTGCGCCTGTTCTCCCGCCTCGTCCGTGCGGGGGCGCCGGCGGGAACGCTGGGCCTCGCCGCGGCATCCGTGGGTGGCGGTCTCGGTGTCGCCGCCGTGTTCGAGGTCGTGCGGTGAGTGTCGTGCACTGCCGCGGGCTGACCGCTCGGCTGGGCGACCGCGAGGTTCTGCAGGACGTCGCCCTCGACCTCGGGGCCCGGACCATCGCGGTCATCGGCGACAACGGTTCGGGCAAGTCGACCTTCGCCCGCCTCATCACCGGGCTCGTGCGGCGCGCGTCGGGCGAACTCGCCGTCCTCGGCCTCGATCCGGAACGGGATGCCGCCGACCTCCGCCGTCGCGTCGCCCTCGTGCTGAGCAACCCGGACGCGCAGATCATCATGCCCACCGTCGCGGAGGACGTCGCTCTGTCGCTCCGCGCGCTGCGCCTCTCTCGCGAGGAGCGGGGTCGCCGCGTCACCGCGGTGCTCGAGCGCTTCGGGCTGGACGCGCTCGCCGACCGCGCGGCTCACGACCTGTCCGGAGGGCAGAAGCAGCTGCTCGCGCTCGCCGGTGCGTTCGTGCGCTCTCCCGACCTCGTCGTCGCCGACGAGCCGACGGCGTTCCTCGATGCACGAAACGCTCGCGCAGTCGCCGATCACCTGCTCGCCGACTTCGGGCATGCGCTGATCGTGGTCACGCACGACCTCGCTCTTGCGCGCCGGTGCGAGACGGCCGTGCTGTTCGAGGACGGCGGGGTCGTGGCATCCGGAATCGCCGCCGATGTCGTCGAGCGCTACGAACGGGCCGTGGCGTGCTGAGCGTGTTCCGCCCCGGGAGGGGATGGCTGCACCGGATGCCGGCCGGCCCGAAGCTCGCCCTCTTCGCGGTCGTGGCGGTCGTCGTCGCGGCGCTGCCTCCGGTGTGGGCGACGGTTCCGGTGGCGGTGGTGGTGCCCGTGGCCCTGTATGCCGTGGCGGGAATGGGGTTGGGCGCGGGCCTTCGCGCGCTCGGCGGTCAGGTCTGCGCGCTCCGCTGGATGATCGCGATCACGGCGGCGGGGCAGCTGATCTTCCTCGGGCTCGAGCCGGCCGCAGCCAACACCGCGCGCGTTGCCGCAGCGGTTCTCGTCGCGGGGCTGGTGCCGCTGACCACGCCCGTCTCCGCGATGCTCGATGCGCTCGAGCGGGGGCTCCGGCCGCTGCGCCTCGTCGGTATCGATCCGGCGCGCGTCGCACTGCTCTGGATGGTGACGCTCACGACGATCCCCGTCCTCGCCCGCCACGCCGCCGAGGTCCGCGATGCCCAGCGGGCGCGGGGGCTGCGCCCCTCGCTCCTGCGCGGGACCCTGCCGTTCCTCGTCGTCGCCCTGCGTCACGCCGACGATCTGGGCGACGCGCTCGCGGCCCGCGGCATCCGCTGATCCACCCCAGATCACACGATCCGCACGAGATCACGCGTCCCGTGGGTGTCGGAATGTGTGCTCTCGGACCGGACGTGTTGTTTCGGAGCCCGGCGCCGGGCGGCCGGGCCGCACACCGACCCCCGGGGTGGAGAGGGGAGAGGCGGGCGGGGTCAGTCGCGCGCGGCGCGGCCCGCCGCGAAGCCCTCGGCGTACGCCTCGTCGGCGCCCTGGCGGAACATGTCGCGCTCGGGGTCGCGCACGATCGAGCGCGCGCCGGGGAGGTCGAGCTCTCCCACCAGGTCTCCGCGCCCGCGCACGATCGCGACGGGGCGGCGCGACGCCTTGCCCTTGACGAGGTCGGTGGCCGCGGCGAGCTCATCGGCCACGCACGGCAGGGTCACGACGAGCGGGCGGCCCTCGGCATCCACCGTTCCGCGGAGGTCTTCGAAGACATGGATGCCGCCGGCCCCGATCGCGTGATCCGTCTGCCCCTCGCGCCACGCGCGGCCGAGGGTGTCGGTGATGATCACGCCGACCCGGGCGACGGCGCGCAGCCCCTCGGCGATGCGCCGCGCGGAGGCGTCGGGGTCGACGGGGAGGAGGAGCACCGTGCCCTCGGGGGTGTTGCTGGCGTCGACTCCCGCGGCGGCCGAGACGATCCCCAGGGGGTTCTCGACGATCCGGGTCACGTGTCCGGTGGGGGAGGTGCGGGATGCCACGAGCCGCACGGTCTCGCGCGTGATGGCGTCCTCGCGGTCCGAGGCCCGGATGATCCGCCCCTCGGCCTTCGACACGATCTTGCTCGTGACGACGACGATGTCGCCGTCCTGGAGCGGTTCCGTGAGGGCATCCAGGATCACCCGGACGAGGTCGTCCCCCGGGGTGATCTCACGGATGCCGTCGAGGGCCCAGACCTGCAGCACGTCAGCGGACGAAGCGCACCTCGGTGAGCTCCTCACCGAGGAAGGGTTCCACGTGCGAGGCGCCGTCGAGCGCGAAGCCGTTGCGGGTGTAGAAGCGGTGCGCGCGCGGGTTGTCGTCGGCGACCCAGAGGTACGCGCCCTCGTCGGCGTCGATCGCGGCGTCGAAGAGCTGCTGGCCGATGCCGGTGCCGTGGAAGGCATCGAGAAGGTAGATGAAGTACAGCTCGCGCTCGCGCGGAGCGTCGTCGTCGCGAGCGGGACCAGAGCCGACGAAGCCGACGATCTCGCCGTCGACGAGCGCGGCGTGCATCCGGTAGTCGTCGCCCTGGGAGGCCCAGTGGGTCCAGAGCTCGGCCATGCGGCGGGGGGAGACGGCTTTGAGGGCCGCTTCGCTGATCAGGTGATCGTAGGTCTCGTGCCAACAGGTGGCGTGCACGCGGCCGAGGGCCTCGGCATCCACGTCGCGCACCGGACGGACGACGATGTCGGTTCGGGGTTCGGCGGTCATGGCGTGACTCTACGCGGGGCTTTCGCCAGGCGGAAATCGGCGGCCGCGCGCGGGATGATGCGGTACGAGCGGCACTTTGTCAGACGTGCATGCCAGCATGATCGCCGTGTCGGAACGCCCCCGGTTGACCTCCGTCGAGGCGCGTCTCGACGCCCTCGCGAACCGCCTCCTCGCCGCAGCTCCCGCCTCGGGCGCCCGGGCGCGACTGGTCGAGTTCGCCGTGTTCGTCCTCAAGCAGGCCTGGGCGTGCGTGTTCGGAGCCGCGTTCCTCGCCGTCGTGCTCGCGGCGAAGCTCTGGTACCCGGCCGACGCTCCGCTCGCCCGCAACGAC
This portion of the Microbacterium testaceum StLB037 genome encodes:
- a CDS encoding energy-coupling factor ABC transporter ATP-binding protein, with the protein product MSVVHCRGLTARLGDREVLQDVALDLGARTIAVIGDNGSGKSTFARLITGLVRRASGELAVLGLDPERDAADLRRRVALVLSNPDAQIIMPTVAEDVALSLRALRLSREERGRRVTAVLERFGLDALADRAAHDLSGGQKQLLALAGAFVRSPDLVVADEPTAFLDARNARAVADHLLADFGHALIVVTHDLALARRCETAVLFEDGGVVASGIAADVVERYERAVAC
- a CDS encoding energy-coupling factor transporter transmembrane component T → MLSVFRPGRGWLHRMPAGPKLALFAVVAVVVAALPPVWATVPVAVVVPVALYAVAGMGLGAGLRALGGQVCALRWMIAITAAGQLIFLGLEPAAANTARVAAAVLVAGLVPLTTPVSAMLDALERGLRPLRLVGIDPARVALLWMVTLTTIPVLARHAAEVRDAQRARGLRPSLLRGTLPFLVVALRHADDLGDALAARGIR
- the cofE gene encoding coenzyme F420-0:L-glutamate ligase, with protein sequence MLQVWALDGIREITPGDDLVRVILDALTEPLQDGDIVVVTSKIVSKAEGRIIRASDREDAITRETVRLVASRTSPTGHVTRIVENPLGIVSAAAGVDASNTPEGTVLLLPVDPDASARRIAEGLRAVARVGVIITDTLGRAWREGQTDHAIGAGGIHVFEDLRGTVDAEGRPLVVTLPCVADELAAATDLVKGKASRRPVAIVRGRGDLVGELDLPGARSIVRDPERDMFRQGADEAYAEGFAAGRAARD
- a CDS encoding GNAT family N-acetyltransferase; this encodes MTAEPRTDIVVRPVRDVDAEALGRVHATCWHETYDHLISEAALKAVSPRRMAELWTHWASQGDDYRMHAALVDGEIVGFVGSGPARDDDAPRERELYFIYLLDAFHGTGIGQQLFDAAIDADEGAYLWVADDNPRAHRFYTRNGFALDGASHVEPFLGEELTEVRFVR